The Dunckerocampus dactyliophorus isolate RoL2022-P2 chromosome 13, RoL_Ddac_1.1, whole genome shotgun sequence genome window below encodes:
- the ktn1 gene encoding kinectin isoform X2 — protein MALDIYDSQYLLILVPLLVVALLFLSFMLFTKETSYDEVLARQKRDLKLPPSKPDARKRNEKKKSKKKESATVAGGGGGGGGGGVGGESEEDLGDFEVADGARSTTPEMVEDPEPLVVVAPDPPASSPHVPVPAPTEASVGLRERKKKEKKAAKAAVAVAAASTSPAMVAATSPPPEEPEVNSSKLVSHKTEPSSVANKQPSPTSPQLEVQVQVTQAATVGQTPPQASKKEKKKKQKLEAVNDQPPELKVEQAPTPAKKEPPLVAEIKVLDNAAPAASSATGSKKKNAKKQKTEPAEIDSAASANHQAAHNNDVPSKGSGKKQKNEADKEKTEEKLKELLSSLSTITLSEAEAVSLIAVLREKSPCAGNTWHKSAGKSDPAAQERGRLLTTLEEEASIAKDKVKQLSQELQVEKQKTARVESVMRDQCAAMEKELGNMQAKAQGSYQELQTMQMKFQQLREQLESQITRLQQENGILRDAVSSASNQMESKNSAEMNQLRSEYAALMKELADNNGKLQQEEHQRKSLEVSYKQKVSQLEAQLQDAKRRWEELQNFLHSVNTDREKLQASNQELHSQLMTMESELNNKNKELQTMHSSLAEAMVSKERLEQRVMELLEVSQHSIPDDSLQARAQDLMNENKSLQAQNGSLQAQNENLQAQISTQASHVSHIEELQKLLAEKELQRKSLEDSLNAERSSGASRETNMQALHNENMSMKADIQNLRAQISDQTASQLALDQIQRSVQEKEENMKTVESLLEKGLIEVANKEDELKTVREENEVLKQELVSLQGKIAHQVSSESVVQQLHSKIQERDLKLKSTEDILQAAQDSLSAKAKAVEGLEQQVATLQAEIEYLGQKEPSEELIRSGTQLLELQSQLAVKDQEITLMQNELRDQIERAQQQSVVSVAAVPSTDLLTALSEKEKQVSDLQSELSELNESLELHRKKNNELREKNWSAMEALSATESMLQGKLSKAVKENQATLALSEAECRNVLHRLLPHVPLPSEQNHQEWLCSFERNVSESSAAQSAPASGNCEELCEKLKEAEEAQRILQVDCETYKKVLAETEGILQRLQSSVEQEESRWKVKVELSQAELREMSQKVTTLEQEIERLSDGAEVENLRREKQHLESELERAERESATYVTEVRELKTQLTETLSKLEAEESERQQVAGDLYKAQQSLDLIQGELSKADSADDLIENSSLSSQKEAMDRKEKMTAGLNQTVQELQQLLQGVSRQLTKDSEADKDLSKV, from the exons ATGGCGTTGGATATCTACGACTCTCAGTACCTGCTCATCTTGGTCCCGTTACTGGTGGTCGCCCTCCTCTTTCTCTCCTTCATGCTCTTCACTAAGGAAACATCCTACGATGAGGTGCTGGCCCGGCAGAAACGCGATCTCAAGCTTCCGCCGTCTAAGCCAGATGCCCGCAAAAGGAATGAAAAGAAGAAGAGTAAGAAGAAGGAAAGTGCCACTGTGGCTGGAGGagggggtggtggtggcggtggtggtgTTGGAGGGGAGTCAGAAGAGGACCTGGGGGACTTTGAGGTGGCTGATGGTGCCCGCAGCACCACCCCAGAGATGGTTGAGGACCCTGAGCCATTGGTTGTAGTAGCCCCTGATCCACCAGCATCTTCTCCCCATGTGCCTGTTCCAGCTCCAACAGAGGCTTCTGTTGGTTTGagggagaggaagaagaaggagaaaaaagcagcaaaggCTGCTGTGGCTGTTGCCGCCGCAAGCACCAGCCCTGCTATGGTAGCAGCAACGTCTCCCCCACCTGAAGAGCCAGAAGTAAACAGCTCCAAGCTGGTCAGCCACAAAACAGAGCCATCATCAGTTGCCAACAAGCAGCCCAGCCCAACATCTCCACAGCTTGAGGTTCAGGTTCAAGTTACCCAGGCTGCTACTGTGGGGCAGACTCCTCCACAGGCTTctaagaaagagaagaagaagaagcaaaagTTGGAGGCAG TGAATGACCAGCCGCCAGAGCTCAAAGTCGAGCAGGCTCCGACCCCAGCCAAGAAGGAACCGCCTCTTGTGGCTGAAATCAAAGTTCTCGACAATGCCGCTCCAGCAGCTTCAAGTGCAACGGGCAGTAAGAAGAAGAACGCCAAGAAGCAGAAGACCGAGCCTG CTGAGATTGATTCAGCAGCTTCTGCCAACCACCAGGCAGCCCACAATAATGACGTACCTTCCAAAGGAAGTGGAAAGAAACAGAAGAATGAGGCAGACAAAG aaaaaacagaggagaaGCTAAAGGAACTGCTCTCGTCGCTGTCCACCATCACCTTGTCAGAAGCCGAGGCTGTCAGCTTGATTGCTGTCCTCCGAGAGAAGAGCCCCTGTGCTGGGAACACCTGGCACAAA TCTGCTGGTAAATCTGATCCGGCTGCTCAGGAACGAGGGCGTCTCCTAACTACTCTTGAAGAGGAGGCTTCCATTGCCAAGGATAAAGTCAAGCAACTCAGCCAG GAGCTCCAGGTTGAGAAGCAAAAGACGGCCCGAGTGGAATCCGTGATGAGAGACCAGTGTGCAGCAATGGAGAAAGAACTGGGCAACATGCAGGCCAAAGCACAAGGAAGCTACCAGGAGCTCCAGACCATGCAGATGAAG TTTCAGCAGCTGAGGGAGCAGCTGGAGAGTCAGATCACTCGGCTGCAGCAGGAGAATGGCATCCTAAGGGATGCAGTCAGCTCAGCCTCCAACCAGATGGAGAGCAA GAATTCTGCCGAGATGAACCAACTGCGTTCTGAGTACGCGGCGCTGATGAAAGAGTTGGCGGACAACAACGGCAAGCTGCAGCAGGAGGAACACCAGAGGAAGTCGCTGGAGGTCAGCTACAAGCAGAAAGTGTCTCAGCTGGAG GCTCAACTACAAGATGCTAAGCGACGCTGGGAAGAACTGCAAAACTTCCTCCATAGTGTCAACACAGACCGGGAAAAACTTCAGGCCTCCAATCAAG AGCTTCATAGTCAGCTGATGACAATGGAGAGTGAGCTGAACAACAAGAATAAGGAGCTTCAGACCATGCATAGCAGCCTGGCTGAAGCCATGGTGTCCAAAGAGCGGCTGGAGCAAAGAGTGATGGAGCTGCTGGAGGTGTCCCAACATAGTATTCCTGATGACTCTTTGCAGGCTCGTGCTCAG gatctcatgaatgaaaacaaaagtcTTCAGGCCCAAAATGGTTCACTGCAAGCACAAAATGAGAACCTGCAGGCCCAGATCTCTACACAG GCCAGCCATGTCTCCCATATTGAGGAGCTACAGAAGCT ATTGGCTGAAAAGGAGTTGCAGAGAAAGAGCCTGGAGGATTCTTTGAATGCTgaaaggagcagcggagccagTAGAGAAACAAACATGCAG GCTTTGCACAACGAGAACATGTCAATGAAGGCAGACATCCAGAATCTGCGGGCACAGATTTCTGATCAG ACTGCCTCTCAACTGGCTTTGGACCAGATCCAGAGAAG TGTCCAGGAAAAGGAGGAGAACATGAAAACGGTAGAGAGCCTCCTGGAAAAGGGGTTGATTGAAGTGGCTAACAAGGAAGATGAGTTAAAG ACTGTGAGAGAAGAGAATGAGGTGCTAAAGCAAGAATTGGTTTCCCTTCAGGGAAAGATTGCGCATCAG GTATCATCAGAGTCAGTTGTGCAGCAACTGCATAGCAA GATCCAAGAGAGGGATTTGAAGCTGAAGTCAACGGAGGACATTCTGCAGGCAGCACAAGACAGCTTGTCAGCCAAAGCAAAGGCAGTGGAG GGTCTAGAGCAGCAGGTTGCCACCCTGCAGGCAGAGATAGAATATCTTGGACAGAAGGAGCCATCGGAAGAGCTCATCAGATCGGGTACCCAGCTTCTAGAACTCCAATCTCA GCTCGCTGTGAAGGACCAGGAGATCACATTGATGCAGAATGAATTGAGAGACCAGATTGAGAGGGCACAGCAGCAG TCTGTTGTATCTGTCGCTGCAGTGCCAAGCACAGACCTTCTTACAGC GTTGTCCGAAAAGGAGAAGCAGGTGTCAGATCTGCAGAGTGAGCTGTCTGAGCTGAATGAATCTCTGGAGCTTCACAGAAAGAAGAACAAT GAGCTCCGGGAGAAAAACTGGAGTGCAATGGAAGCTCTGTCAGCCACCGAATCCATGCTTCAAGGAAAACTCAGCAAAGCTGTCAAG GAGAACCAGGCAACACTGGCATTGTCTGAAGCTGAGTGCCGCAATGTTCTTCACAGGCTTCTGCCCCATGTGCCTCTGCCCAGTGAGCAG AATCATCAGGAGTGGCTCTGCAGTTTTGAGAGGAATGTCAGTGAAAGTTCAGCTGCACAATCTGCCCCTGCATCAGGGAATTGTGAG GAACTGTGTGAGAAGTTGAAAGAAGCAGAGGAGGCCCAAAGGATTCTGCAGGTAGACTGTGAGACGTACAAGAAGGTTTTGGCGGAGACG GAGGGCATCCTGCAGCGCCTCCAGAGCAGCGTGGAGCAGGAAGAGTCCAGATGGAAAGTGAAGGTGGAGCTGTCGCAGGCTGAGCTCAGAGAG ATGAGCCAGAAAGTCACAACTCTTGAGCAGGAGATTGAGAGACTAAGTGATGGAGCCGAGGTGGAAAAT CTGAGAAGAGAAAAGCAGCACTTGGAGTCTGAGCTGGAGAGAGCAGAGCGGGAGAGTGCCACATACGTGACCGAGGTCCGAGAG